From the Thermococcus guaymasensis DSM 11113 genome, one window contains:
- a CDS encoding GNAT family N-acetyltransferase yields the protein MEPLIREARPEDRPFIEEIARLTWDGEDYLARVFGEWLKDGNFYVLELDGKVIGTAKLTFLPGKIGWMEGLRVHPDYRGRGYGRKLHNFLLELGERLAREGKIEALEFTTDFLNKHTISMAQKTGFYIKARFFNFGAKVGDFEPEEPEKIEPGMEDLTLGLIPVGWRFVKRCEEALEWLRGNADFYDLNGLRFLAPKKGTTFTPLDVGLATLKAMLPAMAWVARERGVEEFDLMFPSGVKSLLPGIKRLGLFLWDETEEPNVLVFRKKLI from the coding sequence ATGGAACCGCTCATCCGCGAGGCTAGGCCGGAGGACAGGCCGTTCATAGAAGAGATAGCGAGGCTCACCTGGGACGGCGAGGACTACCTCGCGAGGGTCTTCGGCGAGTGGCTTAAAGATGGAAACTTCTACGTGCTTGAGCTGGACGGAAAGGTTATCGGCACGGCGAAGCTGACTTTTCTCCCGGGAAAGATTGGCTGGATGGAGGGCCTAAGGGTTCACCCGGACTACAGGGGCAGGGGGTACGGGAGGAAGCTCCACAACTTTCTGCTCGAACTGGGTGAAAGGCTCGCGAGGGAAGGGAAGATTGAAGCCCTTGAGTTCACGACTGACTTCCTTAACAAACACACCATCTCGATGGCGCAGAAAACGGGCTTCTACATCAAGGCCAGGTTCTTCAACTTCGGGGCCAAAGTGGGGGACTTTGAGCCGGAAGAGCCAGAAAAAATTGAGCCGGGAATGGAAGACCTGACCCTCGGCCTGATTCCGGTCGGCTGGCGCTTCGTGAAGAGGTGTGAGGAGGCGTTGGAATGGCTCAGGGGGAACGCAGACTTCTACGACCTCAACGGCCTCCGCTTCCTCGCCCCGAAGAAGGGGACGACTTTCACGCCCCTCGACGTTGGGCTGGCAACGCTCAAGGCCATGCTCCCTGCGATGGCGTGGGTCGCCCGCGAGCGGGGGGTCGAGGAGTTCGACCTTATGTTCCCCAGCGGGGTCAAATCTCTCCTGCCCGGCATTAAAAGGCTCGGTCTCTTCCTGTGGGACGAGACGGAAGAGCCTAACGTGCTGGTGTTCCGGAAGAAGTTGATTTGA
- a CDS encoding MFS transporter, giving the protein MKRTLYRLHMLTSSLRIVGDAIESVALPWSLLDTTGSLLSIGGFALFTHLPWVILPPILGRTLDRTVKKVRLAFLALILQALLAVLIVPLSSNVPAFYLIVSGISALDILHRYYGLSLVASMTLDESELQGLNAALATVGSGVSLVAFPLAGFLAYRFGIRAMFLDAVLLLLGALTLLPYLNVEVKREGTEEAREEKRLQISRRLVVGILASVLLFNFAIGSFRIFVFASLRELTEGKVLYGLLQSLTTVGSLVAVVGLTYLARKRLAGLKRPLILGMLLQSIALLIVGVPAVIALFPAVFILGFGGELLNVSFNSLMQKFIPLESLGTVRGIFDALATLVIPLSQLVFAWLLEDGLKVTHLSSAAAVLAVISAFILGEFLNRITSSA; this is encoded by the coding sequence TACTGAGCATCGGCGGCTTTGCGCTCTTCACCCACCTACCGTGGGTCATCCTTCCCCCAATCCTCGGGAGAACCCTCGATAGAACGGTCAAAAAGGTGAGGCTCGCCTTTCTCGCGCTCATCCTTCAGGCCCTGCTGGCGGTTCTCATAGTACCGCTATCCTCGAACGTCCCGGCCTTCTACCTCATAGTCTCGGGCATCTCCGCCCTGGACATACTCCACCGCTACTACGGGCTTTCGCTGGTAGCCTCAATGACCCTTGACGAGTCTGAGCTTCAGGGGCTGAACGCGGCGCTGGCAACTGTAGGGAGCGGTGTCTCACTCGTGGCGTTTCCGCTGGCCGGATTTTTAGCGTATCGCTTCGGAATAAGGGCAATGTTCCTCGACGCGGTTCTCCTTCTCCTCGGGGCACTCACGCTCCTTCCCTACCTGAACGTCGAGGTGAAGCGCGAAGGGACAGAGGAGGCAAGGGAAGAGAAACGGCTACAAATCAGCCGTCGGCTCGTGGTTGGAATACTCGCCTCGGTGCTGCTCTTCAACTTCGCCATCGGCTCCTTCAGGATATTCGTCTTTGCCTCCCTGAGGGAACTCACCGAGGGTAAGGTTCTATACGGTCTCCTGCAGTCGCTCACGACCGTTGGAAGCCTCGTGGCAGTCGTGGGGCTGACCTACCTAGCCCGGAAGAGGCTGGCCGGACTAAAACGGCCGCTGATCCTCGGAATGTTACTCCAGAGCATCGCACTCCTCATTGTCGGCGTCCCCGCGGTGATAGCGCTGTTCCCGGCGGTTTTCATCCTTGGCTTCGGCGGAGAGCTCCTCAACGTTTCATTCAACAGCCTGATGCAGAAGTTCATCCCCCTGGAGAGCCTTGGAACCGTCAGGGGCATCTTTGACGCCCTCGCGACGCTGGTGATACCGCTGTCGCAGCTGGTTTTTGCATGGCTTTTGGAAGATGGTTTAAAAGTTACACACCTCTCCTCCGCTGCGGCAGTTCTGGCAGTCATCTCCGCGTTCATTCTGGGAGAATTTCTTAACCGAATAACTTCTTCTGCTTAA